The DNA sequence CatatattcatgtttttataactcTAGTTTGTTCTATTTAATGTGAAAATGTATACCTATACATCAACGCAGCACTTCTTCGCGCCttttgaatattaattttCGGCACGAGCGGTTaactaaaagaaatatttagtaGATATCAGACCCTGACTGTACTAACTTTCGAAAGACCCAAAAACATTTCAAGATCAAAGTTTTTGGACATCACTGTGTGAACATTCTTCAGTCACGCTTACATTTCTGCGTAACTAACCCGACATACCGTTTCCTAGACATCCTGATGACACTTATGTATAGATTttcgattttataaattttcgaGTCCGAGTAAGATGATAAAAtgtaaagaattttaattAGACGCATGAGGGCCTTATTGTGGAAAAATACCAATGAATTTGTTGATGAAAAAATACACTTTTCTAATCTATGCACTGTTCATCCAGTGCTTGATAAATGATTAACTTGTAACTGTTATTATATCTTAAAGAGAAATTATGCTGTGAGACCTACAACTTATAAATGACGGTTAACGGTCGGGTTATCAGTGTcgaaaaaatgctttttatatttattttttaattgtagcTGGCCAAGATTATAGGCTACACATGGTATTCTCAAGCTCATCACTAttgaataaatacaataaagcAACGATATTGTCTTGTTTTCCTTTTAATTCATGGCATCATCAGTGCGAAGCATGACACGTTCGTGGctaaaaatggtaaaacaaaatatcaatttaaaacctacaaaacataaacaaaatatcacCGTAAAGAATAACTAAATTTtcaactaaaaacaaattcagcTGAAAGTTGCATATATGAGGGTAGGGTAGGTGGGATGTTTTCTTGTAccatatattaataaacaaagaatatttacaaaattctaTAACTGTAGCCTTGTAACTCTAAAAGTAGCCTACATTGTTAATtgtccaaaaaaaaacaccaggAAATATCTAGCTGTTTTAGGTGCTCTATAACGATATATCCCATCCTACCGCACAGTACTATTATAAAtcactatatagtagggcaggggaagatgggacaccttttcattctattttctcgtccaatttggtagggggcatataaaatttaaagaattacaaaaccttatccctacgactcccGTATACCGAtgttaagtatataaaacacgatcaggatgtttggatatcatgtgctaaagttgtcccatcttcccccaccctactgtattagttagttttttttatttaaaagtacagTTCAACGCTTGGGCTTACCAAATTATTGCAGTACTCTTCTCTGGGCATCTAACTGTTCGAATTCGATATTTGCAAAGGTTCCGTCAGTAATAGTTGCATTTGTTAAAGTGCCGTTTGTAAAGGTCCCGTTCGTTGAAGTCACGTTCGTTAAAGGATAGTTAGCATGAGACAAATGGACCCGTACGCTTTAATATCAaggtaaatgtaaaaaacacataattatGCGGCGTTTTGTTATTACGACAATATTAACACCAATTGAAGAATATAGCCGGGAATTGTTAAGTTTAATATGCCTATATATTTCATTGATAgctctataaatatatagcagcgtgggggaagatgggacatcttttcgttATATTTTCTCTACCCATTTGGCAGAAAACAAATAGCATTCAAACAACTATAAATccgtattcccacgactcctatagattgctattaattgtttaaaacacgatcaggatattcggatattatgtgctacaggtattccatcttaccccatcctactatattaaattaaagttttatagcaaaacttactgttttatttcagGTAATGGAAACCATCCCCAGCCGATTCGACGTCTTGTTCTGAAATTTGTCCCAGCTGCATTTATATGTACAAGCTGTAAGGTGAAAAGCACCACCAACAGAAAACTAGCCTTGCATTTCATGGTGTTGTCTCCACTAGAACTGTCTGtcttaataaaacttatgACTTGATGTTTTCTTTTCTCATTAATGTACCGATATTGGTTCTGTGGAGAACTTCTACTTCTATGAAGGAAATTCGTTGTGATTACAAGAAGATGTCACAATATCGCGTTTCACATTGTAACTTCTTTCCCCTCGCTGTCGAGTGTCAGAACTGTTTTccttaaatttgttttaagatCACTTTACATCTTAAGCGTAGAGCAGGAACCCTTAATTGCTTTTGTAATCACGTGTTAAAAATTGCTTATATAGAAATGTAACTATAGGGTAGGGGtgaaaagataggacaccttttcaatctatttccttgtctaatttggtagtaaacaaagaacatacaaaaaaattataaaaccatattctcacgacttccataaactattgttaattgtttaaaacacgatcagaatatttggatattatgtgctaaaggtgttccatattcccccactctacGAAACATAAAAATGGTAAAGGTACATAACGATATTGAACcgttgttatattttgtaaaacaatacCGATACTTTGAGTGTGTTTCGATTTTTGTCTTAACTTATATACCTTATAGGCATACGGTGCTTTAAAATGCACCAAAACATTCGTTGCCACCGTATTTTTTCTTGGTAAAATGCTAAAAACTGAAAGCGAAAGTGACCAGCCTTAATTACTGTGACGACGAAATTTAAGCAGAAATAAAGGTTCGCCTCCCTAAGTATGCCacgtttaataattatataaattaaatgacGCTTCTGTAGGCAAAGCTcgatgaaaaacaaaaaaagtagaaaaaaacttCTAATAAAATGCTGTTTGTGATCGTGTAGTAGTAGGTAAAGTACATATAgagttattaaaataatatccaCTTAGAAACTACCATTTTGTTGGTATTATGTTCGTTCATTAAATTACATACAGGTTGAAAATTACAAACCAAGCCAATTCATATACAATCGTTTGTATTCTGAGTATCGCAGTATAAAACTTCAAGTTTTTAATCATAATTGTAACTTATCGTCAAAAAGAATAACTCATTCGTTCGTATTTCTGATAATGTTATGCCAAAAACGCATTGTGTGAAATACTGTCCTACTTTGGTCTATAGACTCTAGATTATATAGATCACGCCTATGTTTTCAAGGATATAAGCCAAACTGCATACGATATTGTTTTGTAGCTGGCCAATATTATACGCATGTATCCCTGAGCTCATAACCattgtataaatacaaagtaacgacattgttttgtttcctttttatttGCGTGGCATCATCAGTGCGAAGTGCATTGTATATTTGAATCAAgaactgttaaaacaaaaaagcatctcagaaaaaaatacttgaatatgtatgaaaaagaatcccaaattatatagtagggtgggtcatggcctactcaatacacggcctaggaatacaccgaaactggtcagaaaataagaggcctattgacgcgaataatgcccattataatacactgttacgtcacggtattatgaatggatttccttcattttgaatgcagtttgcagttgttgttggtagGTTCAATACCAGTTctaggttgttttaacttacagtttaTCACAGAANNNNNNNNNNNNNNNNNNNNNNNNNNNNNNNNNNNNNNNNNNNNNNNNNNAGagttattaaataatatcCACTTAGAAGCTACCATTTTGTTGGTATTATGTTCGTTCATTAAATTACATACAGGTTGAAAATTACATACCAAGCCAGTTCATATACAATCGTTTGTATTCTGAGTATCGCAGCATAAAACTTCAAGTTTTTAATCATAATTGTAACTTATCGTCAAAAAGGATAACTCATTCGTTCGTATTTCTGATAATGTTATGCCAAAAACGCATTGTGTGAAATACTGTCCTACTTTGGTCTATAGACTAGATAATATAGATCACGCCTATGTTTTCAAGGATATAAGCCAAACTGCATACGATATTGTTTTGTAGCTGGCCAATAATATACGCATGTATCCCTGAGCTCATAACCattgtataaatacaaagtaacgacgttgttttgtttcctttttatttGCGTGGCATCATCAGTGCGAAGTGCATTGTATATTTGAATCAAGaactgttaaaacaaagaagcatctcagaaaaaaatacttgAGTAGGTATGAAAAAGAATCCCAaattatatggtagggtgggtgAAGGCGGGACGTTTATCACATAacgtccaaatatcctaagacaattaacaacggtctatggaagtcgttaggttaaagttttttaattctttaaatgttctttgtttgctataccaaatggaatgagaaaatagaatgaaaaattgcCCCACCTCTTCCATCTTATATATGATACTTGCATGCTTTATTAGAAATACAGTTAGCGCTTGGCCTCACCATTTTATTCCATTATTCCGACCTCTGGAGGAAAGGGTTCGTTTCTGAAGGATCCGTTGCGTAAGGTTTCGTTTGATAAAGTACCTTCAGGAAAAGTGGGGCTCGTAGAAATAGCAAGCGTTGCACTCGACGAAGTCGCATTCGTTAAAAGTGCAACCGTCGAAGTTACGTTCGTTAAAGATGCGTCCGTTGCGCCTGTTACGTTCGTTAAAGGTGCGTCTGTTGCATCAGTTACGTTCGTTAAAGGTACGTCTGTTGCGTCAGATACGTTTGTTAAAGGTGCGTCCGTTGCGTCAGTTGAATCCCTATATGGGTTACATGAAATAACgctatgttaaatatttagttaaatgttaatacaagcacataattttcaagtttttagtgattcttatttttaatagttttaacaGTAATCTCAATATAACTGTCGGCGGATCGGGATTAGTCTATAATCACCAATatcaaatattcaataaatcaAACACTTACTGTTCTAATTGAGCAGGTATTTGATTCCATTGCCAGCTGGTTCGACGTCTTGTCCAGAAATGTGTCCACGTTGCATTCACATAAACAAGCTGAACAGTGAAAAGCACCACCAACAGAAATATAGCTGTTCGCATCATGCTGTCTTAACTAAATGCCTGAATAAAGAGCGTGActaaatgttttcttttcttATTACTGTAACGATTTAAGTTCTGTTAAAAGCTCATATTTCTGTGTAGgaaatttgttttgattatAAGAAGATGTCATATCTTGCTTCgcattgtaacttattttcctGTTGCTGTCAAGTGTCAGAACTATCTTTCTTAAATTTGTCTTAAGAATCAGTTTAAACCGAAGCGTAGTTACACCAGCATTTGCTTTGTGCAGTGACATTTTGACAGTTTATCATCGGCGTTGGCTCAGCTGAGACTTGAGTGTCTCCAATTTTGTGACAAATTTTGTGATGCTGTCTACAAACGCCAATTTTGTGGCAAGTATTAGACAGAGTATGTCACCTCTTGGTGAAAAAAGAAACGggtgtcgcggaaatctggttccccaAAAATCTGGTTTCCATCGGCTACTGTGCATGCGCAGACTATATAGGGagatttttatcagaaatatataaacctGGCTCCGAACGAAGATTACTtgaatacatatatacatgtttttagatagtttattttatttaatgtgaaAATCTATGTTTTGTCGTCCTTTTTCGTTGTTGATGACGTGTTAACGGTAGTGGCTACTGGTCATatacatcataatatataatttaaggtaaaatacaatattatatcattttatttattaagaagataaatctttaaaaaagcGTACAAACTATGTCGCATccaacaactgttatttttagtcGCAACCAGAGTTCTAGATTtctcataaaataagttatttaaGTAGCCGATGGGAACCAGTTTTCTAGAACCAGATTTCTGCGACAACGCGGCTGCCATTCCCAAGGCCATTTCTTATATTTGATTCAATGATTCCAAGTTTTGCTAAAGCATTACAAAGAACGCCCTATGAGTAGAAAAAGGAACGTACTCATTTAAGAAGATAAAAGATGCAGAAAATTGCTAATATTTTCATAATCTATAAGTGCTGAGAAAAGATAAATCATCATGGATCGCAAGGTTCTTCTTCTCCTCGTCTTGGTTCTCGTCACCGTTCAGCTCTCGAGTGTGAACGCAGAAGAAAGTGATAATATGGTATGGTCAAATTGGAAATACTGGGATCAAAAGGAGGCGCAAAAATTGAGAAAGTGAGTTTGATTTGTTTGCAATTTACTGCGggctataaataatataaacgaTACTGAGTTTCGTGTGGTGGTCCAATAACGACGGtcgctttttataaaatacgaaTAATTCACTTTGTGCTGAAACTTCTCTTTACCTATAAAACGACTAAGCTTAATGTAACCTAACCAGTTCTACACGGTGaatagatatatagtagggtgggggaagatgggacatctctTCATGCTATAGACCattccatagaccattgtcaattgtttaaaacacgatcagggtatttggatggtatgtgttaaaggtgtcccatcttaccccacattactatatccAACCTCCTATTTTGTCACTTGAGTGAAATACCTaacctatagtagggtgggggaagatgggacaccttttcattatattttctcgtcccatttagtaggaaacaaagaacatttaaagcatcataaaactatatcctcacgactcccacagaccattgttaattgtttaaaacacgatcagaatatttagatattatgcactaaaggtgtcccatcttcccccacagtactatatattaatatatccACAACTTTTATCTAGTGAATATCAGGCTGCCAAGGCCGTTAACGATTTGTTCTCTCAAATGTTGGATTAAAATAGTAAGTTTTAACTAATCTTGCATTATTTCGTGATATTACTTCACGGCAGTGATATTCGACCATAAAATATTACGATTTCTCTGTTTCAGAAACACAGGACAAGATTAATGCGTTCCGCTGGAGAAAAATAAACAGACCAAAATTTTATTACGTGTGTTTTCATTTGCCAGTTATTATACAAAATCAACATCACGCAGCGGTATAGGTGTAGAATTGTAGATATAGTGGGTATAGTGTAAGTtgattatattatgttttctcgtcccatttggttgtaaacaaaaaaatacttacagaattatataactgtatacGACTCAACAAAAAGGGTTtcatttgttcaaaacacgataaggaagTATGGGATTTAGATGCTAATGATCCCATCTTACCATgcagtactatatatgcatTAGAGTTGCAACTACGTACGTAGGgatcaaagtatttttttaaatatgtacgTGGggatttaagtattttatgttataatggggtaatgggccaatcctggcctaagtCCTATACGACCAAAGGCGTGCCACgccgcgggacctcacccacacagaatagaatatgttatagtaggatggggaaagatgagacacctttagcacataatattcaaatatcctgaacgtgttttaaacaactaacaacggtctatggaagtcgtgaggatacggttatataattctttgaatattctttgtttactactaaatgggacgagaaaataaaatgaaaaggtgtcctatcttcccccaccccactatatgtagCGACGGTGATTACATATCTCAAGTTAATCTTTAATGAAATCAACAACTAAACCGAGCAAACATGGAGTGTTTGTTTATCATGGTATTACATATAACGAACAGGTGTATAGCTCTGCCGGTAAATTCAGTAACAAGTATTTTAGTTTGATGCTCTTTGGTTAAGTATTGTAACTGTTTTCTCGCGTTTGCAATTACGATGATAAGCTATACATTTGTTTGCGTTTTGAGTTGGGGTTAGAGGTTAGTTTTTGATTAGGCCATGcacttttaaaaagatttagtAATTTGAGGCtgcaaagttgtttttttagtgaAACCTTGTGACAGTTACCTTTTCCCGCTATGCTGCTGGTAGATATTAACTGTATATGATAAAGACTAGCTCTATAGTTTAATTCTTACCTTGTAACACCGCCTATGAAAACGTTGACGCTAATCGTAAAATTACCAATTTTAGGGCGATACTCCAATGGCGGAGAACTTTATTTACCGTAGTGcgactttttaattttacccaaACATCACATCACGCTCAATAATGAATGTCTAATTTCAGGAACGTTTACAAGCAGTGACCCCAAATTTCAGAGCTCAAGGCAGGCGAAAAGTGTTCGGCGATTGAAATGTTTTgtgaatgtatatatagtgggggggagatgggacaccttttcattctattttcttgtcccatttggtagtaaacaaagaatattcaaagaattataaaactatatcctcacgactcccatagactgctgttaattgtttaaaacacaacaagcATATTcttatattatgtgccaaaggtgtcccgtcttccccaccctactatatatactgtcCTACTAACCAAATTGTATTGAGTTCACTAGATCATGTTATACGGAATAGTTCTTACAATAATTTTCGTTCTTTGCCTTCCGATTTGTCACTGGATTTATGTTTTGCTTTCAAAACCTCGTAACTATCCTCCTGGTCCTTTGGGAATTCCGCTTTTTGGAAGCTTTCATTATGCTGCCCCAGCTATCCACATAAGTATGTACATTCGCAATCATAATGCTTAACACTAATctttatttagatattatgtgctaaaggtacccgtcttcccccaccctactatacataatttACTACTACTATAAACTGctctatattttacaatataacCCTCTCCTAACCCCCAACCCCTAAACCCCTAACCTAAAAAGGGGGGATTAGGGGTTAGGGGATTAGgggttttattttagtatgaaaaattaatattgtaaaatatagagCAGTTTATAGTAGTAGtaaattatgtatatagtagggtgggggaagacgggtacctttagcacataatatctaaatatattgatcgtgttttaaacaatcaacaacagtctttgggagtcgcgaggatacagttttataattctttgaatgttctttgtttacaaccaaacgGAACGAggaaatagattgaaaaggtgtgccatctttacccaccctactataatagtTATTTCCGAAAAATCATTACGTATACCAGAaacgttttaatatttacacacACAGGCgcttaaataaactaaaattggCTGTAACAGCCCGCTTTTAACAGAACATTTTCCCCACACCTTTTAttccatgttttaacaacaactGTCTAATTTTTGTTCTTGATCtttgttttcgttttataaAGATAAATGAAGGTAAGATCTTAAGGAAGGCACATCTGAGACCTTTAATGTATAGGACTATTTTCAAAAATCTGTTATGTTATAATCTATAAAAGTTTACCCGGTATCACAAGATAATTTTCTTTCATTAATCGCAGATTTGCCCAAACTGGCCAAGAAATATGGACCGATATTTCAACTTCGGGCGTTTAACCAAGCAATTGTATGTGTGGTCGGATATGATTTGATTAAAGAGGTGAGAAAGTTAAGACACCGGTAAAAGTTGCAAAAACTATAGACTaaataatgtatatagtatagggtggggaagacgggacaattttagctcgtaatatccaaatatcctgatcgtgttttaaacaattaccaacggtctatgggagtcgcg is a window from the Ciona intestinalis chromosome 10, KH, whole genome shotgun sequence genome containing:
- the LOC100186641 gene encoding uncharacterized protein LOC100186641; this encodes MMRTAIFLLVVLFTVQLVYVNATWTHFWTRRRTSWQWNQIPAQLEQDSTDATDAPLTNVSDATDVPLTNVTDATDAPLTNVTGATDASLTNVTSTVALLTNATSSSATLAISTSPTFPEGTLSNETLRNGSFRNEPFPPEVGIME